The Urbifossiella limnaea genome has a window encoding:
- the yidD gene encoding membrane protein insertion efficiency factor YidD, giving the protein MSWLWRGPAWLLSAVLVGGVRGYQWLIRPLLPPVCRFQPGCSEYFIGAVRKYGPVCGAARGTWRICRCNPWSAGGYDPP; this is encoded by the coding sequence ATGAGCTGGCTCTGGCGCGGCCCGGCGTGGCTCCTCTCGGCGGTCCTCGTCGGCGGGGTGCGCGGCTACCAGTGGCTGATCCGGCCGCTGCTGCCGCCGGTGTGCCGGTTCCAGCCGGGGTGCAGCGAGTACTTCATCGGCGCCGTGCGGAAGTACGGCCCGGTGTGCGGCGCCGCCCGCGGGACGTGGCGCATCTGCCGGTGCAACCCGTGGTCGGCGGGGGGGTACGACCCGCCCTGA
- the rnpA gene encoding ribonuclease P protein component, with amino-acid sequence MPTFPQTHRMKAPAAFDRAYARRKSAADGVLVVYAVENGLPHPRLGCSVSRKAGGAVVRNRVKRLYREAFRLEQGQLPAGVDLVLIPRAGGPPTLAAVRASLVALARQAARKLGPPKGAV; translated from the coding sequence GTGCCGACGTTCCCGCAGACCCACCGCATGAAGGCGCCGGCGGCGTTCGACCGCGCCTACGCCCGCCGCAAGTCGGCGGCCGACGGCGTGCTCGTCGTGTACGCCGTCGAGAACGGCCTGCCGCACCCGCGGCTCGGCTGCTCGGTGTCGCGCAAGGCGGGCGGGGCGGTCGTGCGCAACCGGGTGAAGCGGCTGTACCGCGAGGCGTTCCGGCTGGAGCAGGGGCAGCTGCCGGCGGGCGTGGATTTGGTGCTGATCCCGCGGGCGGGCGGCCCGCCGACGCTGGCCGCGGTGCGGGCGTCGCTGGTCGCGCTGGCCCGGCAGGCGGCGCGGAAGCTCGGCCCCCCGAAGGGTGCTGTCTGA
- a CDS encoding DnaJ C-terminal domain-containing protein — MPRDPYEVLGVSKTATADEIQKAYRKLSKKHHPDRNPGDKQADATYKEVQTAYEVLSDPAKKANYDQFGHAGPGFPGGAGGFPGGGFPGGGFPGGGTNVDPRAADELFRTFFGGGGSPDVNDLFGGRRGGRPKSRPRPAEAIESEVTVPFEVAAAGGSVSIDVGGRHIDVKVPAGIADGKKLRVPASATGSADVILRVKVAPHPYFRREGADVFLDVPLSLAEAVLGASVEVPTAAGERLVVKVPPGTSGGAKLRLRGKGVAGGDQYLVFKVTVPAGPVDERSRELITEFAGRNPQTPRAGVGWAL; from the coding sequence ATGCCCCGCGACCCGTACGAAGTCCTCGGCGTCTCCAAGACCGCGACCGCGGACGAGATCCAGAAGGCGTACCGCAAGCTCTCGAAGAAGCACCACCCGGACCGCAACCCCGGCGACAAGCAGGCCGACGCCACCTACAAGGAGGTGCAGACCGCCTACGAGGTGCTCTCGGACCCCGCCAAGAAGGCCAACTACGACCAGTTCGGCCACGCCGGCCCCGGCTTCCCCGGCGGCGCGGGCGGCTTCCCGGGCGGCGGCTTCCCCGGCGGCGGCTTCCCCGGCGGCGGGACGAACGTGGACCCGCGCGCGGCCGACGAGCTGTTCCGCACCTTCTTCGGCGGCGGCGGCAGCCCGGACGTGAACGACCTGTTCGGCGGCCGCCGCGGCGGGCGGCCGAAGTCGCGCCCGCGGCCGGCCGAGGCGATCGAGTCCGAGGTCACCGTCCCGTTCGAGGTGGCCGCGGCCGGCGGCAGCGTGTCCATCGACGTCGGCGGCCGGCACATCGACGTGAAGGTGCCCGCCGGCATCGCCGACGGCAAGAAGCTGCGCGTGCCGGCGAGCGCCACCGGTTCCGCCGACGTGATCCTCCGGGTGAAGGTGGCGCCGCACCCGTACTTCCGCCGCGAGGGGGCGGACGTGTTCCTCGACGTGCCGCTGAGCCTGGCGGAGGCGGTGCTGGGGGCGAGCGTCGAGGTGCCGACGGCGGCCGGCGAGCGGCTGGTGGTGAAGGTGCCGCCGGGCACGTCGGGCGGGGCGAAGCTGCGGCTGCGCGGCAAGGGCGTGGCCGGCGGCGACCAGTACCTCGTGTTCAAGGTGACGGTGCCGGCCGGCCCGGTGGACGAGCGGAGCCGGGAGCTGATCACGGAGTTCGCGGGGCGGAACCCGCAGACCCCGCGGGCGGGGGTGGGCTGGGCGTTGTAG
- a CDS encoding outer membrane protein assembly factor BamB family protein: MSIAAECPHCETRFHLQPELAGRTMRCPNPDCRQVFEVAAALPPLPTMPRDDSTPPFRRPEPEVVEAQLAPAPPKAKPKPPKPARPPKVVEAEVVSPAKARPAAGPKEVVWTPGADLPPSAPPPAAPPPPKPRAVADYEEPFEEPVRRRRKRGRNLGPAILLGLVVLLVLVGGAAGVYILQYKGKVHEQAVEKAKELYKAGDYTKAKKAYDELAAEYADRADVDDYKFFSDLAQMQQVTRGLTTRENPRPAIQALKDFVAARKDAPLAKPDKFGYDVFDAGKKVAEDAATYVQERVKGFGGDRGRLDELTKAEELIAAGRELPPLVEPFRPKDLPGLDDSLAKLAAAEADIGKARFTLARLDQAKAQLAEPTEQAMVETKAFLAAHGLTDHPEARDLMTKSEAEFLRRVAYTADPAGPAPPAAEGRGSFLFVAPVGAAKAVPRGQLDDPPTVFLAVARGVLYALDEDSGDLLWAARVGADTFDPPAVVTLETADGPTSLALVLGNVAGQAEASGRVLKTGEVKWRQLLPAPAAGPAAVVGGRAFVPVRDGVGTVVVINLTTGAREGRIVLGQPVAQVVARTGTQELFVAADARRVFVFDCTAGANPRCVRVMATNHPAGSLRTTPVMLGPRYLMFCQADGPAAMALRVFPVPDTPALAADAPPVTDPVAPAVQLQVPGWVWFPPVSDGERLAAVTDAGQFRLFGVNLPGNSDAALFALPSPTLPTPPDGAPVPGLALPAEDGAFWVLAGGSLQKYRLRLHPVRGLELVADGKAEPVGSPTQPVQLNPRRDTACFVVRSGNSSGCRAVAVRLRDGEPRWRRQLGLVPGGAPVAAGDGVLLADEDGGVVIIPGAAVATQATNPATVVATGLGGTVASSPGAAAGPTAVATGPNGQVFTLTPTAGEKGPQWSLRVFTNGTLTTSSTFPAPGAVAGVPLVLSGNLLIPASDGSLYRYKPGDASGRSEPLGRGPTWLTDRRGGDPVCYLVALDGDHFAASDGGRALNRWTWPGSGMWSSGDLRWELRDRVASVPAYFAPKDGRPSRLLIAEATGGVWQFAADRGGPALRSWLPGRTVSLPGGRVGPFGVSSAGRVCYAVEGKADERSAARWVVSLDPERADPAWVAEVAEPAVGAPVALPDGRWLVTDRAGGVTARASDTGRPAGEASVGLPGAVPAGAGVPVGNAVLVPLTDGSAAVVPLPAPAKE, translated from the coding sequence GTGTCGATTGCCGCCGAGTGTCCGCACTGCGAGACGCGCTTCCACCTCCAGCCGGAGCTCGCCGGCCGGACGATGCGCTGCCCGAACCCCGACTGCCGGCAGGTGTTCGAGGTCGCCGCGGCCCTGCCGCCGCTGCCGACCATGCCGCGCGACGACTCCACGCCCCCGTTCCGCCGCCCCGAGCCCGAGGTCGTCGAGGCGCAGCTCGCACCCGCGCCGCCGAAGGCCAAGCCGAAGCCGCCGAAGCCCGCGAGGCCGCCGAAGGTGGTGGAGGCCGAGGTCGTTTCCCCCGCGAAGGCCAGGCCCGCCGCCGGCCCGAAGGAGGTGGTGTGGACGCCTGGTGCCGACCTGCCGCCGTCGGCCCCGCCCCCGGCCGCGCCGCCCCCGCCGAAGCCGCGCGCCGTCGCCGACTACGAGGAGCCCTTCGAGGAGCCGGTCCGCCGCCGCCGCAAGCGCGGCCGCAACCTCGGGCCGGCGATCCTGCTCGGCCTCGTGGTGCTGCTCGTGCTCGTGGGCGGCGCCGCCGGCGTGTACATCCTCCAGTACAAGGGGAAGGTCCACGAGCAGGCCGTCGAGAAGGCCAAGGAGCTCTACAAGGCGGGCGACTACACCAAGGCCAAGAAGGCCTACGACGAGCTGGCCGCCGAGTACGCCGACCGCGCCGACGTGGACGACTACAAGTTCTTCTCCGACCTGGCGCAGATGCAGCAGGTCACCCGCGGGCTCACCACGCGCGAGAACCCCCGCCCCGCGATCCAGGCGCTGAAGGACTTCGTTGCCGCCCGCAAGGACGCGCCGCTGGCGAAGCCCGACAAGTTCGGGTACGACGTGTTCGACGCCGGCAAGAAGGTCGCCGAGGACGCCGCCACCTACGTGCAGGAGCGCGTGAAGGGGTTCGGCGGCGACCGCGGCAGGCTCGACGAGCTGACCAAGGCCGAGGAGCTGATCGCCGCCGGCCGCGAGCTGCCGCCGCTGGTCGAGCCGTTCCGCCCGAAAGACCTGCCCGGGCTGGACGACTCGCTGGCCAAGCTCGCCGCCGCCGAGGCCGACATCGGCAAGGCCCGCTTCACGCTCGCGCGGCTCGACCAGGCCAAGGCCCAGCTCGCCGAGCCGACCGAGCAGGCGATGGTGGAGACGAAGGCGTTCCTCGCCGCGCACGGGCTGACGGACCACCCCGAGGCGCGCGACCTGATGACGAAGTCGGAGGCCGAGTTCCTCCGCCGCGTGGCCTACACCGCCGACCCCGCCGGCCCGGCCCCGCCCGCCGCCGAGGGGCGCGGCTCGTTCCTGTTCGTGGCCCCCGTCGGCGCCGCCAAGGCCGTGCCGCGCGGCCAGCTCGACGACCCGCCGACGGTGTTCCTGGCCGTCGCCCGCGGCGTGCTCTACGCCCTCGACGAGGACAGCGGCGACCTGCTGTGGGCGGCCCGCGTCGGCGCCGACACCTTCGACCCGCCGGCCGTGGTGACGCTGGAGACGGCCGACGGCCCGACGAGTCTGGCGCTGGTGCTTGGCAACGTGGCCGGGCAGGCGGAGGCGAGCGGCCGGGTGCTGAAGACCGGCGAGGTGAAGTGGCGCCAGCTGCTCCCCGCACCCGCCGCCGGCCCCGCCGCGGTGGTCGGCGGCCGCGCCTTCGTGCCGGTGCGCGACGGCGTCGGCACCGTGGTCGTCATCAACCTGACGACCGGCGCCCGCGAGGGGCGCATCGTGCTGGGCCAGCCGGTGGCGCAGGTGGTGGCGCGGACGGGCACGCAGGAGCTGTTCGTCGCCGCCGACGCCCGCCGCGTGTTCGTGTTCGACTGCACCGCCGGCGCGAACCCCCGCTGCGTCCGCGTGATGGCGACGAACCACCCCGCCGGCTCGCTGCGGACCACGCCCGTGATGCTGGGGCCGCGCTACCTGATGTTCTGCCAGGCCGACGGCCCCGCGGCGATGGCGCTGCGCGTCTTCCCCGTGCCGGACACGCCGGCGCTCGCCGCCGACGCGCCGCCGGTCACCGACCCCGTCGCGCCCGCGGTGCAGCTGCAAGTGCCCGGCTGGGTGTGGTTCCCGCCCGTGTCCGACGGCGAGCGCCTCGCCGCCGTCACCGACGCGGGCCAGTTCCGCCTGTTCGGCGTGAACCTGCCGGGCAACAGCGACGCGGCGCTGTTCGCGCTGCCGTCGCCGACGCTGCCGACGCCGCCGGACGGCGCCCCCGTTCCCGGCCTCGCCCTGCCCGCGGAGGACGGCGCGTTCTGGGTGCTCGCCGGCGGGTCGTTGCAGAAGTACCGCCTGCGGCTCCACCCGGTCCGCGGGCTGGAGCTGGTCGCCGACGGCAAGGCCGAGCCGGTCGGCTCGCCGACGCAGCCGGTGCAGCTGAACCCGCGGCGCGACACGGCGTGCTTCGTGGTGCGCTCGGGGAACTCGTCCGGCTGTCGGGCCGTGGCGGTGCGGCTGCGCGACGGCGAGCCGCGCTGGCGGCGGCAGCTCGGGCTCGTGCCCGGCGGCGCCCCGGTGGCGGCCGGTGACGGCGTGCTGCTGGCCGACGAGGACGGCGGCGTGGTGATCATCCCCGGCGCGGCGGTGGCCACGCAGGCGACCAACCCGGCGACGGTGGTGGCGACCGGCCTCGGCGGCACGGTGGCGAGCAGCCCCGGCGCCGCGGCCGGGCCGACGGCGGTGGCGACGGGGCCGAACGGCCAGGTGTTCACGCTGACGCCGACGGCCGGCGAGAAGGGGCCGCAGTGGTCGCTGCGGGTGTTCACGAACGGCACGCTGACGACGAGCAGCACGTTCCCCGCCCCCGGCGCCGTGGCCGGCGTGCCGCTGGTGCTGAGCGGCAACCTGCTGATCCCCGCGAGCGACGGCTCGCTGTACCGCTACAAGCCGGGCGACGCCTCGGGCCGCTCCGAGCCGCTGGGCCGCGGCCCGACGTGGCTGACCGACCGCCGCGGCGGCGACCCCGTGTGTTACCTGGTGGCGCTGGACGGCGACCACTTCGCGGCGTCGGACGGCGGCCGCGCCTTGAACCGCTGGACGTGGCCGGGGAGCGGCATGTGGTCGTCGGGGGATTTGCGGTGGGAGCTGCGCGACCGGGTGGCGTCGGTGCCGGCGTACTTCGCGCCGAAGGACGGCCGGCCGTCGCGGCTGCTGATCGCGGAGGCGACGGGCGGGGTGTGGCAGTTCGCGGCCGACCGCGGCGGCCCGGCGCTGCGAAGCTGGCTGCCGGGCCGCACGGTGTCGCTGCCGGGCGGCAGGGTGGGTCCGTTCGGCGTGTCGTCGGCAGGCCGGGTGTGCTACGCGGTGGAGGGGAAAGCCGACGAGCGGAGTGCGGCACGGTGGGTGGTGAGCCTCGACCCGGAACGCGCCGACCCGGCGTGGGTGGCGGAGGTGGCGGAGCCGGCGGTGGGTGCCCCGGTGGCGCTGCCGGACGGCCGCTGGCTGGTGACCGACCGCGCCGGCGGCGTGACGGCGCGGGCGTCGGACACCGGCCGCCCGGCGGGCGAGGCGTCGGTGGGGCTGCCGGGCGCGGTGCCGGCGGGCGCCGGGGTGCCGGTGGGGAACGCGGTGCTGGTGCCGCTGACGGACGGCAGCGCCGCGGTGGTGCCGCTGCCGGCGCCGGCGAAGGAGTGA
- a CDS encoding 3-keto-disaccharide hydrolase: MRALSCLVVVAATAAAVAQPADPWTLDAKFKAAKADDLKDAPGTPPPSGAVVLFDGKDTSKWQKRDGSEVKWVLRPNGAMEGVKGHGDIVTKEKFGGSFKLHLEFRVPYEPGGAGQGRGNSGVYVQGRYEVQVLDSYGLKSKNNDCAAIYEVAAPSVNACKAPTVWQSYDIEFTAPVFAGGKKTEPARMSVYHNGVKVHDGVRIPVDNTRAGAGGDPATPGPILLQDHGHPVQYRNVWLLKQ; this comes from the coding sequence ATGCGCGCCCTCTCCTGCCTCGTCGTCGTCGCGGCCACAGCCGCGGCCGTCGCCCAGCCCGCCGACCCGTGGACGCTCGACGCCAAGTTCAAGGCCGCCAAGGCCGACGACCTCAAGGACGCCCCCGGCACCCCGCCGCCGAGCGGCGCCGTCGTCCTGTTCGACGGCAAGGACACCTCGAAGTGGCAGAAGCGCGACGGCAGCGAGGTGAAGTGGGTGCTGCGGCCGAACGGCGCCATGGAAGGTGTGAAGGGCCACGGCGACATCGTCACCAAGGAGAAGTTCGGCGGCTCGTTCAAGCTGCACCTCGAGTTCCGCGTGCCGTACGAGCCGGGCGGCGCCGGCCAGGGCCGCGGCAACAGCGGCGTCTACGTCCAGGGCCGCTACGAGGTGCAGGTGCTCGACAGCTACGGCCTCAAGAGCAAGAACAACGACTGCGCCGCGATCTACGAGGTGGCGGCGCCGAGCGTCAACGCCTGCAAGGCGCCGACGGTGTGGCAGAGCTACGACATCGAGTTCACGGCGCCGGTGTTCGCGGGCGGCAAGAAGACCGAACCCGCCCGCATGTCGGTGTATCATAACGGGGTGAAGGTCCACGACGGCGTGCGCATCCCGGTGGACAACACCCGGGCCGGCGCCGGCGGCGACCCCGCCACCCCCGGCCCGATCCTGCTGCAGGACCACGGCCACCCGGTGCAGTACCGGAACGTGTGGCTGCTGAAGCAGTAG
- a CDS encoding MATE family efflux transporter — protein MTEQTATGLDAIEPAPPTDTPDEPAPPPPPANAGGSAELLKLALPLVISQSFMTVQVLADTYLLARHNTDEMTASFPAVMWYWLGFGFLSVTAGYTSTFVAQYTGAGRPHRVGPAVWQGIYFAAVAGLGFLTVVPLAGWLTSLAGHPAHIQELEAVYLRCFAFAALPMLVMQAINGFFSGRGDTWTVLLIEAFGTAVNVALALLLIFGRWGFPEMGIAGAGIATVVGSWAAALLALALFLRPKFRDGFATAAGWRFDRDLFRRLMKYGGPAGMQVFLDVLVFHLFTQFVGQLGDAALGATTLTIRFNMVAFLPMMGIGQAVCILVGQRLGGDRPDIAEKTVYTGTAWSFGYMCIVATVYLTLPQLLVSAFEPEQDVAKFAAIAAIVPSLLVCVAVYSLADAVNLTFAFALRGAGDTRFVTWLTFALAWPVMVLPTAALVTWRAEFAAAFPGAGDPLYWAWGFATAFICCMAVCFVWRFRTGKWKTMRVIEPGVAEEAEGNF, from the coding sequence ATGACGGAGCAGACCGCGACCGGACTGGATGCCATCGAACCCGCCCCCCCGACCGACACCCCCGACGAGCCCGCCCCGCCGCCCCCGCCCGCGAACGCCGGCGGCAGCGCCGAGCTCCTGAAGCTCGCGCTGCCGCTGGTCATCAGCCAGAGCTTCATGACGGTGCAGGTGCTCGCCGACACGTACCTGCTCGCCCGCCACAACACCGACGAGATGACCGCCTCGTTCCCGGCGGTCATGTGGTACTGGCTCGGGTTCGGCTTCCTCAGCGTCACCGCCGGGTACACGTCCACGTTCGTGGCCCAGTACACCGGCGCCGGCCGGCCGCACCGCGTCGGGCCGGCGGTGTGGCAGGGGATTTACTTCGCCGCCGTCGCCGGCCTCGGCTTCCTCACGGTGGTGCCGCTCGCCGGGTGGCTCACGTCGCTGGCCGGGCACCCGGCGCACATCCAGGAACTCGAAGCGGTGTACCTCCGCTGCTTCGCCTTCGCCGCGCTGCCGATGCTGGTGATGCAGGCGATCAACGGCTTCTTCTCCGGCCGCGGCGACACCTGGACGGTGCTGCTGATCGAGGCGTTCGGCACGGCCGTGAACGTGGCGCTGGCGCTGCTGCTGATCTTCGGCAGATGGGGCTTCCCGGAGATGGGCATCGCCGGCGCCGGCATCGCCACCGTCGTCGGCAGCTGGGCCGCGGCGCTCCTGGCGCTGGCGCTGTTCCTGCGGCCGAAGTTCCGCGACGGCTTCGCCACCGCCGCCGGCTGGCGGTTCGACCGCGACCTGTTCCGCCGCCTGATGAAGTACGGCGGCCCGGCCGGGATGCAGGTGTTCCTCGACGTGCTGGTGTTCCACCTGTTCACGCAGTTCGTCGGCCAGCTCGGCGACGCGGCGCTCGGGGCCACGACGCTGACGATCCGGTTCAACATGGTGGCGTTCCTGCCGATGATGGGGATCGGCCAGGCGGTGTGCATCCTGGTCGGCCAGCGGCTCGGCGGCGACCGGCCCGACATCGCCGAGAAGACGGTCTACACCGGCACCGCGTGGTCGTTCGGCTACATGTGCATCGTCGCCACGGTGTACCTGACGCTGCCGCAACTGCTGGTGTCGGCGTTCGAGCCGGAGCAGGACGTGGCGAAGTTCGCCGCCATCGCCGCCATCGTGCCGAGCCTGCTGGTGTGCGTGGCGGTGTACTCGCTGGCCGACGCGGTGAACCTGACGTTCGCGTTCGCCCTCCGCGGCGCCGGCGACACCCGGTTCGTGACGTGGCTGACGTTCGCGCTGGCGTGGCCGGTGATGGTGCTGCCGACGGCGGCGCTGGTGACGTGGCGGGCCGAGTTCGCGGCGGCGTTCCCGGGGGCCGGCGACCCGCTCTACTGGGCGTGGGGCTTCGCCACGGCGTTCATCTGCTGCATGGCCGTGTGCTTCGTGTGGCGGTTCCGCACCGGGAAGTGGAAGACGATGCGCGTCATCGAGCCGGGCGTCGCGGAGGAAGCAGAAGGCAATTTTTGA
- a CDS encoding DEAD/DEAH box helicase — protein sequence MLREEQIDLRRQRARATKFAIENLGKNRVFSDFRVTNPDSGGRYEVTVRGFETGDNTCTCPDYKANTLGTCKHIEAVLDDLRDELPPHLQKKKAAVQRPEVYLHYGEQLRLGLHLPPRHSDKLARLAQAYFDDKFLWSGRGKFPDLIRDIEAVPEEVTVLSDALDFVDREVERADLLAREAEWLARLDAGTLDLNLLPVPLYDYQLRGALFLACRGRSILGDDMGLGKTVQTLAAVELLAQERGIRRVLVVAPASVKYQWETEIRRFTRRPVQVIDGLPDVRKEQYEQPTFYRLVNYEQVVRDREALNGWKPDVVVLDEAQRIKNWEAKTTREVKKLHSRYAFVLTGTPLENKLEELYSIVQFVDERRFGPAFAFLHEHRVVDADGNLTGYRNLDAIRDKLAPIFLRRTRAEVLTQLPERTDNTVFVELADEQRGPYEEQRAALARLLAKNYLTDLDRKRILACVVNLRTICDSTFLHDRATHISPKLDEFAELLPELVGGADAHKVVVFSQWETMIFEAARVLDRLGVGYAVLHGGLSGKDRKAALEKFLTDPACAAFLSTDAGGTGLNLQAADTVVNLELPWNPAVLEQRIARVHRMGQERPVRVVNFVTRGTIEERVLRTLEAKQSLFDGLFEGDADELAFAAGPGFLGALRKLTGEETGDGRQETAEPEPATPAPSPASPVSRPPTPDLWVAAAQLLEALAAAGPVPDAVRERVRAAAALVAERARG from the coding sequence ATGCTCCGCGAGGAACAGATCGACCTCCGCCGGCAGCGCGCCCGGGCCACCAAGTTCGCCATCGAGAACCTGGGGAAGAACCGCGTCTTCTCCGACTTCCGCGTCACCAACCCCGACTCCGGCGGCCGCTACGAAGTCACCGTGCGCGGGTTCGAGACCGGCGACAACACCTGCACCTGCCCCGACTACAAGGCCAACACCCTCGGCACCTGCAAGCACATCGAGGCGGTGCTCGACGACCTGCGCGACGAGTTGCCGCCCCACCTCCAGAAGAAGAAGGCCGCCGTGCAGCGGCCCGAAGTCTACCTCCACTACGGCGAGCAGCTGCGGCTCGGGCTGCACCTGCCGCCGCGGCACTCCGACAAGCTCGCCCGGCTGGCGCAGGCGTACTTCGACGACAAGTTCCTGTGGTCCGGCCGCGGCAAGTTCCCCGACCTGATCCGCGACATCGAGGCCGTGCCGGAAGAGGTGACGGTGCTGTCCGACGCGCTCGACTTCGTGGACCGCGAGGTCGAGCGCGCCGACCTGCTGGCGCGCGAGGCGGAGTGGCTGGCGCGGCTCGACGCCGGCACGCTGGACCTGAACCTGCTGCCGGTGCCGCTGTACGACTACCAGCTGCGCGGGGCGCTGTTCCTGGCCTGCCGCGGCCGCAGCATCCTCGGCGACGACATGGGCCTCGGCAAGACCGTGCAGACGCTCGCCGCCGTCGAACTGCTCGCCCAGGAGCGCGGCATCCGCCGCGTGCTCGTCGTCGCGCCGGCGTCGGTGAAGTACCAGTGGGAGACGGAAATCCGCCGCTTCACGAGGCGCCCCGTCCAGGTGATCGACGGGCTGCCCGACGTGCGGAAGGAGCAGTACGAGCAGCCCACGTTCTACCGGCTCGTGAACTACGAGCAGGTGGTGCGCGACCGCGAGGCGCTCAACGGCTGGAAGCCCGACGTGGTGGTGCTGGACGAGGCGCAGCGGATCAAGAACTGGGAGGCGAAGACGACGCGCGAGGTGAAGAAGCTGCACAGCCGGTACGCCTTCGTGCTGACCGGCACGCCGCTGGAGAACAAGCTGGAGGAGCTGTACAGCATCGTGCAGTTCGTGGACGAGAGGCGGTTCGGGCCGGCGTTCGCGTTCCTGCACGAGCACCGCGTGGTGGACGCCGACGGCAACCTGACCGGCTACCGCAACCTGGACGCGATCCGCGACAAGCTGGCGCCGATCTTCCTGCGCCGCACCCGCGCCGAGGTGCTGACGCAGCTCCCCGAGCGGACCGACAACACCGTCTTCGTCGAGCTGGCGGACGAGCAGCGCGGCCCCTACGAGGAGCAGCGCGCGGCGCTGGCCCGGCTGCTGGCGAAGAACTACCTCACCGACCTGGACCGCAAGCGCATCCTGGCGTGCGTGGTGAACCTCCGCACCATCTGCGACAGCACGTTCCTGCACGACCGCGCCACGCACATTTCGCCGAAGCTGGACGAGTTCGCGGAGCTGCTGCCGGAGCTGGTCGGCGGGGCGGACGCGCACAAGGTGGTGGTGTTCTCGCAGTGGGAGACGATGATCTTCGAGGCGGCGCGGGTGCTGGACCGGCTCGGCGTCGGCTACGCGGTGCTGCACGGCGGCCTGAGCGGCAAGGACCGCAAGGCGGCGCTCGAGAAGTTCCTGACGGACCCGGCGTGCGCCGCGTTCCTGAGCACCGACGCCGGCGGCACCGGGCTGAACCTCCAGGCCGCCGACACGGTGGTGAACCTGGAGTTGCCGTGGAACCCGGCGGTGCTGGAGCAGCGCATCGCGCGGGTCCACCGCATGGGGCAGGAGCGGCCGGTGCGGGTGGTGAACTTCGTGACGCGGGGCACCATCGAGGAGCGGGTGCTGCGGACGCTGGAGGCGAAGCAGAGCCTGTTCGACGGCCTGTTCGAGGGCGACGCCGACGAGCTGGCGTTCGCCGCGGGGCCGGGGTTCCTCGGCGCGCTGCGGAAGCTGACGGGGGAAGAGACGGGCGACGGGAGGCAGGAGACGGCCGAGCCGGAACCGGCCACACCGGCGCCGAGTCCGGCGTCTCCGGTCTCCCGTCCCCCGACACCTGATCTCTGGGTCGCGGCGGCGCAGCTGCTCGAAGCGCTGGCGGCGGCCGGGCCGGTGCCGGACGCGGTGCGCGAGCGGGTGCGGGCCGCGGCGGCGCTGGTCGCCGAGCGTGCCCGGGGGTAA
- a CDS encoding HEPN domain-containing protein produces the protein MPTRADFQQLADVRAAEAAALIAAGLWDGAYYLAGYAVECALKACIAKMTVAEEFPDKERAYKAFTHDIEQLVKLAQLKDVRDDDAKADPEFRDNWNLVKGWAEDSRYARWTDLQARAILSAVTDPAHGVLPWIKRLW, from the coding sequence GTGCCGACCCGCGCAGACTTCCAGCAGCTGGCCGACGTGCGCGCCGCCGAGGCCGCCGCGCTGATCGCCGCGGGGTTGTGGGACGGGGCGTACTACTTGGCCGGGTACGCCGTCGAGTGCGCCCTGAAGGCGTGCATCGCCAAGATGACCGTCGCGGAAGAGTTCCCGGACAAGGAGCGGGCGTACAAGGCGTTCACGCACGACATCGAACAACTGGTGAAGCTTGCCCAGCTGAAAGATGTGCGTGACGACGACGCGAAGGCAGACCCCGAGTTCCGCGACAACTGGAACTTGGTGAAAGGGTGGGCAGAGGACAGCCGGTACGCCCGCTGGACCGACCTGCAAGCTCGTGCCATTCTCAGTGCGGTCACCGACCCCGCCCACGGAGTGCTCCCATGGATCAAGCGCCTGTGGTAA